The genomic region TGGTGCAGAACATCCTGCCGACCCGGTCCCGGGCCACGCTGGTGATGCGCAAGGACCGCGACCACTCGGTGCGCTACGTCCGGCTCCGCAAGCTCTAGCCCGCCGGCGCCCCCACCAGCTTCTGCACGTCCAGCGAGCGCTCGACGACCCGGTAACCGAGGGCCTGGTTCACGGCGTTCATCGGCGCGTTGACGCCCGCGTTGCCGGTGACCACCGCCGTGCAGGCGGGATGCCGGTCCAGCAGGTGCCGGTGGCCGGCGAGCTTCATCGCCAGACCCAGCCGGTGCCCCCGGTGCTCGGGGAGCACCATCGTCCCGCCGACGGAGGCGACCCGGGGGTCGGCGACCGGCACGAGCAGGTCGTGGCAGCCGACCAGCCGGCCGCCCGGGGACACCGCGAGCACGCCGCCCCAGTCCCGGCCGACCGCCCGGTGCCGCTCCTCGCTCTCGTGCAGCCGCTGCGGAGTCCAGTCGCCGCCGGTGAGCTCGAGGTCGCCGCTGGGGACCAGCTCTCGGAACCGGCCCACCAGCCGGCAGTACTCGGCCACCCACCGGTCGGGCACCCGGGTGTCGAAGACCTCGACCCGGTAGCCGTCCAGCCCGGCCGCGACCTTCGCGTCCAGGGCCGGCCACCGGGCCGGCGCGGTGCGCAGGTCGAGGAGCTTGGTCTCCTCCCGGTTCGCTACCGGGTAGCCGCAGGCCGCGGCGAACAGCGTCGACGGGCTCTCGGCGTCCACCGGCGCGCAGGCGGTGCCGACCAGCGCCGTACGCCCCTCGGCGACCGCGAGACGTTCCAGCTGCGCCAGCACGGCGCGGCCGACCCCGTGCCGCCGGTGCGCGGGGAGCACGTGCACGTCGGGCTCGGCGAGGTGGGTGTTGTCGAGCAGGAACAGCACCAGGAACCCGGACCCGACGACGACGCCGTCGCGGCGGGCGACCAGCAGGGTCCGGGCCACGTCGGAGCGCGGTCGCGGGTA from Nocardioides pantholopis harbors:
- a CDS encoding GNAT family N-acetyltransferase: MSTVLVERVDPGDEDVLRAWWEVGAQSVAHDRPFPAWPAWEVARSLYPRPRSDVARTLLVARRDGVVVGSGFLVLFLLDNTHLAEPDVHVLPAHRRHGVGRAVLAQLERLAVAEGRTALVGTACAPVDAESPSTLFAAACGYPVANREETKLLDLRTAPARWPALDAKVAAGLDGYRVEVFDTRVPDRWVAEYCRLVGRFRELVPSGDLELTGGDWTPQRLHESEERHRAVGRDWGGVLAVSPGGRLVGCHDLLVPVADPRVASVGGTMVLPEHRGHRLGLAMKLAGHRHLLDRHPACTAVVTGNAGVNAPMNAVNQALGYRVVERSLDVQKLVGAPAG